In one Paenibacillus sp. JQZ6Y-1 genomic region, the following are encoded:
- a CDS encoding ABC transporter permease translates to MESSAKASKRHTGQTLLHKRRASEGIWAQLKKNRFLYLLLTPALLLTLIFKYGPMYGAIIAFKDFSPIRGIWNSDWVGFKHFEKFLTSPNFETIFMNTLKLSAYGLICGFPIPIVLALMLNQIRRRGIKKNIQLFLYAPNFVSVIVIAGMLFIFLSPTGPINQLISWITGTPLMFMTDPEYFRWVYILSDIWATAGWASIIYVAALANVDPELHNAASLDGASLLRRIWHIDLPTIKPIMAIVFILAAGGIMSIGFEKAYLLQTSMNLPSSEIIATYVYKIGLQSGDYAYSAAVGLFNSLINVVLLVGVNLIVKKLNDNEGLY, encoded by the coding sequence ATGGAAAGCTCCGCCAAAGCAAGCAAACGGCATACCGGACAAACGCTGCTACACAAGCGCCGTGCAAGTGAGGGGATCTGGGCGCAGCTCAAGAAAAATCGGTTTCTGTATCTGTTGCTTACACCTGCGCTGCTACTGACGCTGATATTCAAGTACGGACCGATGTACGGCGCAATCATCGCCTTTAAGGATTTTAGTCCGATTCGGGGCATTTGGAACAGCGATTGGGTGGGATTCAAGCATTTTGAGAAGTTTTTGACCTCGCCCAATTTTGAAACCATCTTTATGAATACGCTTAAATTAAGCGCGTATGGGCTAATCTGTGGCTTTCCGATTCCAATTGTGCTGGCGCTCATGCTCAATCAGATTCGCCGCCGTGGGATCAAGAAAAATATTCAACTGTTTCTATACGCACCGAATTTTGTATCGGTCATCGTGATCGCGGGTATGCTGTTTATTTTCCTCTCGCCGACAGGACCGATCAATCAGCTGATTAGCTGGATTACGGGAACACCGCTGATGTTTATGACCGATCCTGAATACTTCCGCTGGGTGTACATTTTGTCGGACATCTGGGCGACGGCGGGCTGGGCATCCATTATCTATGTGGCAGCTCTTGCCAATGTCGATCCTGAGCTGCACAATGCTGCTAGTTTGGATGGAGCAAGCTTGCTGCGACGCATCTGGCATATCGATCTGCCGACGATCAAGCCGATTATGGCAATTGTATTCATTCTAGCAGCGGGTGGCATTATGTCCATCGGCTTTGAAAAAGCATATCTGTTGCAAACGTCGATGAACCTGCCGTCATCTGAGATCATTGCCACCTATGTATACAAGATCGGTTTGCAATCCGGGGATTACGCCTATTCTGCCGCAGTAGGATTGTTCAACTCACTCATTAATGTGGTACTTCTAGTCGGCGTGAATCTGATTGTGAAGAAGCTGAACGATAATGAAGGGCTGTATTAA
- a CDS encoding ABC transporter substrate-binding protein — MNRIKSRKTIYTAVGIPALVLALLVTGCGGEAAQPQKTADGKPILRMLTSSSPLAPADPNEKLILQRLEKKTGVHIQWTSYTSDVFTEKRNLMVASGDLPDAIFGAEYSDYDLLKLAKDGAIVPLEDLIDQYMPNFKKVLAERPEYRTMITAPDGHIYSFPWIEELGQDKERIQSVDDMPWINQQWLDKLNLKMPKTTDELKQVLTAFKTQDPNGNGQADEIPLSFIDKPGGENLTFLFASFGLGDNPDHTVVTNDGKVLFTGNQDGYRDGVNYIHDLYRNGLIDIESFQQDWNTYLAKGKDNRYGLYFTWDKANITGMNDTYDLMPPLAGPDGKVNVTRNNAIGFFRGSMVVTSSNQQLEQTAKWVDQLYAPLQSVQDNWGTYGDSTQQNIFKLDESKQMLKHLPLEGSAPVEVRQKTSIGGPLAILSDYFGKYTTMPDDAKWRMDLMKKVLVPHMQADHTYPNVFFSIDELDRLSTIEADLFPYMLRKRTEWYQNGKADQEWDGYIQELDRLGLQEWLKIRQDGYNRSLQQTGE; from the coding sequence ATGAACAGAATCAAATCCCGCAAAACCATCTATACCGCAGTAGGTATTCCTGCATTGGTACTGGCGCTACTTGTTACGGGCTGTGGCGGCGAAGCGGCTCAACCGCAGAAGACCGCGGACGGCAAGCCAATCCTGCGCATGCTCACATCCAGCTCGCCGCTTGCACCTGCCGATCCGAATGAGAAGCTGATCCTGCAACGCTTGGAAAAGAAAACAGGTGTGCATATACAGTGGACTAGCTATACAAGCGATGTATTCACGGAAAAGCGCAATCTGATGGTAGCGAGTGGCGATCTGCCCGATGCGATCTTTGGCGCAGAATATAGCGATTATGATCTGCTCAAGCTTGCAAAGGACGGAGCGATTGTACCGCTAGAGGATCTGATCGACCAGTATATGCCTAATTTTAAAAAGGTACTGGCAGAGCGACCGGAATACCGCACGATGATCACGGCACCGGACGGGCATATTTATTCATTCCCGTGGATTGAGGAGCTGGGACAGGATAAGGAACGCATCCAATCCGTGGACGACATGCCGTGGATCAATCAGCAGTGGCTGGATAAGTTGAACTTGAAGATGCCCAAGACAACAGATGAATTGAAGCAGGTATTAACCGCGTTCAAAACACAAGACCCGAATGGTAACGGTCAGGCGGACGAGATTCCGCTTTCGTTTATCGACAAGCCGGGTGGCGAGAATCTGACCTTTCTGTTCGCTTCATTTGGACTAGGTGACAATCCTGATCATACGGTTGTGACCAATGACGGGAAAGTCCTATTTACCGGCAATCAGGACGGCTATCGGGATGGGGTCAATTATATCCACGATCTGTATCGCAACGGGCTGATCGATATTGAATCGTTCCAGCAGGATTGGAATACGTATCTTGCCAAGGGGAAGGATAATCGGTACGGATTGTATTTTACATGGGATAAAGCCAATATTACGGGCATGAATGATACGTATGATCTGATGCCGCCACTCGCCGGACCGGATGGTAAGGTCAATGTGACACGCAACAATGCCATCGGTTTTTTCCGTGGCAGTATGGTCGTGACGAGCAGCAACCAGCAGCTGGAGCAAACTGCCAAATGGGTCGATCAGCTGTATGCGCCGCTGCAATCGGTGCAGGATAACTGGGGAACGTACGGCGATAGTACCCAGCAAAATATTTTTAAGCTGGATGAGTCCAAGCAAATGCTTAAGCATCTGCCATTAGAAGGCTCTGCACCCGTAGAGGTGCGTCAGAAAACAAGCATCGGTGGTCCGCTGGCGATCTTGAGCGATTATTTTGGCAAGTACACCACGATGCCGGATGATGCCAAATGGCGCATGGATTTGATGAAAAAGGTATTGGTGCCGCATATGCAGGCAGACCATACGTATCCGAATGTCTTTTTCAGCATCGACGAGTTAGATCGTTTATCTACCATTGAAGCCGATCTGTTCCCGTACATGCTGCGCAAGCGAACAGAGTGGTATCAGAATGGCAAAGCGGATCAGGAATGGGATGGTTATATTCAGGAGCTGGATCGACTTGGACTACAAGAATGGCTCAAAATCAGGCAGGACGGCTACAACCGCAGCCTGCAACAGACGGGAGAGTGA
- a CDS encoding LacI family DNA-binding transcriptional regulator: MTREKITIQHIADALGISRNTASKALNDNAAIPAETRQKVIQKAIELKYKQFAYMETDNLLPRKTGNIALLTTNMPNTSHFGSALISGLEKRISAEGYNLSIHIIRSDERDAGKLPNNFDSNAVDGIVCIELFDAAYSEMITRLGIPAIFIDCAAETDYSSFQADVLLMENEHSIYQLTRQLLDSGYASIGFVGDRHHCKSFHERWLGYRRALLEQDIAFDAELCIMDDDQYFIFETDWMEQRLEQLDRWPQAFVCANDFIAVRLMKALKARGLSLPHDVAITGFDDATESRIVEPHLTTVHIFSSDMGVRAAEMLLSRIRHPQQPYYTAHMQTKVLVRDSAPARNQSAGLASPS; the protein is encoded by the coding sequence ATGACCCGAGAAAAAATAACCATTCAGCATATTGCCGATGCGCTCGGCATTTCACGCAATACCGCCTCTAAAGCACTTAACGATAATGCAGCCATCCCCGCCGAAACGCGGCAAAAGGTTATTCAAAAAGCGATTGAGCTGAAATACAAGCAATTTGCCTATATGGAAACGGATAATCTGCTGCCACGCAAAACAGGAAATATTGCATTGCTAACGACCAATATGCCGAACACATCGCACTTTGGCTCCGCGCTGATCAGCGGTCTAGAAAAGCGCATTAGTGCCGAAGGCTATAATCTGTCGATTCATATCATTCGTAGCGATGAGCGAGATGCAGGTAAGCTACCGAATAATTTTGATAGTAACGCTGTTGACGGTATTGTATGTATCGAGCTTTTTGATGCCGCTTACAGCGAAATGATTACTCGTCTCGGCATTCCAGCGATCTTTATCGACTGTGCCGCCGAAACGGATTATTCCAGCTTCCAAGCAGATGTATTGTTGATGGAAAACGAACACAGCATCTATCAACTGACACGTCAGCTGCTGGACAGCGGCTATGCAAGCATTGGCTTTGTAGGCGACCGTCATCACTGTAAAAGCTTCCACGAGCGCTGGCTTGGGTATCGCCGTGCGCTGCTAGAGCAGGACATCGCCTTTGACGCGGAGCTGTGCATTATGGATGATGATCAATATTTTATTTTTGAAACGGACTGGATGGAGCAACGACTAGAGCAGCTGGACCGATGGCCGCAGGCATTTGTATGTGCCAATGATTTTATCGCTGTACGGCTGATGAAGGCGCTCAAGGCGCGCGGCTTATCACTACCGCATGATGTAGCTATCACAGGGTTCGATGATGCAACCGAATCGCGTATCGTGGAGCCGCATCTGACTACGGTTCATATTTTCAGCAGTGATATGGGTGTGCGTGCGGCAGAAATGCTGCTCTCTCGCATCCGTCATCCACAGCAGCCGTATTATACGGCGCATATGCAGACGAAGGTGCTTGTTCGCGACTCCGCTCCAGCACGTAACCAATCGGCAGGCTTAGCTTCGCCGTCTTGA
- a CDS encoding glycoside hydrolase family 32 protein: MDSKQVVTFDCNRISDGSMITDSGSETKPNSMLNKYHYSNGIRRLGALLFAACLYSWLSSTVQAAEVSQSGESSMTNHPSVLAAAIAAEGETATWNHNGSHEYTVGDAVWALDRRGMRGVVLEGGQGGMKLYAQPTGTNLVLMTDLMPVDEQLPTQTQAPMEAGLVLRTDEQGQQGYQVLLIRNDHRITARLQQSDGTIIQQSQQSYPSESGAKHRLELHVQDHHLQLYVDGYAQPALDTEQLTDGADEDMAGIVVVSGAASFQDTYRMTQQQFYGEDYRPAYHYSALRGWASDPNGLIYYKGEYHLFHQDGGRWAHAVSTDLLHWKNLPFALEWNQLGHIWSGSTIADEHNVSGLFDGTTEGGLIAYYTSYTPTEHNGNQKIGIAYSTDRGRTWRYPTDRPVVIDNPGKRATELGGWDFRDPKIVRDDAHNRWVMVVSGGDHVRLFVSTNLLDWTLTDNFGYGNYIRGGVWECPDLFPLQAADGTVKWVLMISTGANPNTEGSDAEYFIGQLDSAGKFINDNPAGTVLKTDWGKEFYASMSFAGLPQHQRIVMAWMTNWDYAFEQPTGDWKGVLTIPRQLSLVSTPNGWRLSQQPVEQLNTLRTPLLQTQAITLQPDSPDLLAGLSSASYEIQAEIRLPQQQPASSFGFRLLENGDSTQFTEIGYMAADQQLFIDRAQSGITNFSPLFRTRQQATLPATDGIIRLRILVDRSTVEVFANNGQTVFSSIVFPDATSRQMSLYTTGGHMQIVSLKVHRLSNVWDSQRP; the protein is encoded by the coding sequence TTGGATAGCAAACAGGTTGTCACATTCGACTGCAACCGCATAAGCGACGGAAGTATGATCACAGATAGCGGCAGCGAGACGAAACCCAACAGCATGCTTAACAAGTATCACTATTCCAATGGTATTCGTAGATTAGGAGCGTTATTGTTCGCTGCTTGTCTGTACAGCTGGCTAAGTTCTACTGTGCAGGCAGCGGAGGTTTCGCAGTCAGGAGAGAGCAGCATGACCAACCATCCATCGGTATTGGCGGCAGCGATTGCCGCTGAAGGAGAAACGGCAACATGGAATCATAATGGAAGTCATGAATATACGGTAGGTGATGCAGTCTGGGCGCTGGATCGGCGTGGCATGAGAGGTGTGGTATTGGAAGGTGGACAGGGCGGTATGAAACTATACGCCCAGCCGACCGGAACAAATCTGGTGCTGATGACCGATCTGATGCCAGTGGATGAGCAGTTGCCAACACAAACGCAAGCGCCGATGGAGGCGGGGCTAGTACTTCGCACCGATGAACAGGGGCAGCAGGGCTATCAGGTCCTTTTGATTCGCAATGATCATCGTATCACTGCTCGGTTACAGCAGTCCGACGGCACCATCATTCAGCAATCGCAGCAGAGTTATCCTAGCGAATCCGGTGCAAAGCATCGCTTGGAGCTGCATGTGCAAGATCATCACTTGCAGTTGTATGTAGATGGCTATGCGCAACCGGCGCTGGATACCGAGCAGCTGACCGATGGTGCAGATGAAGATATGGCGGGCATTGTGGTGGTGAGCGGTGCTGCTTCTTTTCAGGATACGTACCGGATGACACAGCAGCAATTTTACGGCGAGGATTATCGTCCAGCGTATCATTATTCTGCACTACGCGGCTGGGCGAGTGACCCGAACGGCTTGATCTATTATAAGGGTGAATATCATCTGTTTCATCAGGATGGCGGACGATGGGCGCATGCAGTCAGTACCGATCTGTTGCATTGGAAAAACTTGCCCTTTGCGCTGGAATGGAATCAGCTTGGACATATTTGGTCAGGCTCCACCATCGCTGATGAGCACAATGTATCGGGTTTGTTTGACGGAACAACAGAAGGAGGCTTAATCGCGTATTATACATCCTACACACCGACAGAACACAATGGCAATCAGAAAATTGGAATCGCTTACAGTACGGATCGTGGACGTACATGGCGCTATCCAACCGACCGTCCGGTCGTGATTGATAATCCAGGTAAACGTGCAACAGAGCTGGGTGGCTGGGACTTTCGTGATCCGAAGATTGTGCGCGACGATGCCCATAACCGCTGGGTGATGGTCGTATCAGGCGGCGATCATGTGCGCTTATTCGTATCGACCAATCTGCTGGATTGGACATTAACGGACAATTTTGGATATGGCAATTATATTCGTGGCGGCGTATGGGAATGCCCAGACCTGTTTCCATTACAAGCGGCAGATGGCACGGTAAAATGGGTGCTGATGATCAGCACGGGTGCTAATCCCAATACGGAAGGCTCGGACGCAGAATATTTTATTGGTCAGCTGGATTCAGCTGGCAAATTTATTAACGATAATCCTGCCGGTACGGTGCTGAAAACGGATTGGGGTAAGGAATTTTACGCTTCGATGTCCTTTGCCGGATTGCCGCAGCATCAGCGTATTGTGATGGCTTGGATGACCAACTGGGATTATGCGTTTGAGCAGCCAACTGGTGATTGGAAAGGGGTATTGACCATTCCGCGCCAATTGTCGCTAGTATCGACACCGAACGGCTGGCGATTATCTCAGCAGCCAGTGGAACAGCTGAACACCTTGCGCACGCCCCTATTGCAAACCCAAGCGATAACTCTACAGCCGGATAGCCCTGATCTGTTAGCGGGCCTATCATCCGCCAGCTATGAGATACAAGCAGAGATACGCTTGCCGCAGCAGCAACCGGCATCGTCGTTTGGCTTTCGGTTATTAGAAAATGGCGACAGCACGCAGTTTACCGAGATAGGCTATATGGCAGCAGATCAGCAGCTATTTATCGACCGAGCGCAATCCGGCATCACCAACTTCTCGCCGCTATTCCGCACACGTCAGCAAGCAACGCTGCCAGCGACAGACGGCATTATCCGGCTGCGCATTCTGGTAGATCGTTCTACGGTAGAGGTCTTTGCCAATAATGGACAGACGGTATTCAGTAGCATCGTATTCCCTGATGCTACCAGCCGTCAGATGAGTCTGTATACAACCGGCGGTCATATGCAGATTGTATCGTTGAAGGTCCATCGACTGAGCAATGTGTGGGATAGTCAGCGACCATAA
- a CDS encoding carbohydrate ABC transporter permease — protein MLIQNSPFDRFMLIGMKLFLMLAVLVVIIPFGYIIIASFMDPTVLLNRGLSFHPGDWSLEGYRKILSNEAMIRGFFNSVWYAAAFSIITVLISIGAGYALAEDSLVGRRAVMTLLIITLFFGGGLIPTYLLIRELGMLNTPWALLIPGAVNVWNIILARTFFKGISRELKEAANVDGASDRIIFTKIVLPLSKPIMFVLALYAFVGQWNSYFDAMIYLEDSKLFPLQLVLRSILIQNQAAPGMIGDQQAMAELKRLSEMIKYSSIVISSLPLLVMYPFFQKYFEKGVMVGSLK, from the coding sequence ATGCTGATTCAAAATTCGCCGTTTGACCGATTCATGCTAATCGGAATGAAGCTGTTTTTAATGCTGGCAGTGTTGGTGGTGATTATTCCATTTGGCTATATTATTATCGCTTCGTTTATGGACCCGACGGTGCTGCTTAATCGTGGATTGTCGTTTCATCCGGGCGATTGGAGTCTGGAAGGCTATCGCAAAATTCTGAGCAATGAAGCGATGATTCGCGGATTTTTCAATTCGGTCTGGTATGCGGCGGCGTTCTCGATCATCACGGTGCTAATCTCGATTGGCGCAGGCTATGCACTGGCGGAGGATTCGCTTGTTGGACGCCGGGCTGTGATGACGCTGCTGATCATTACACTCTTTTTCGGCGGTGGTCTGATTCCGACATATCTGCTGATTCGCGAACTGGGGATGCTCAATACGCCGTGGGCGCTGCTCATTCCGGGGGCAGTCAATGTATGGAATATCATTCTGGCACGTACGTTTTTCAAAGGCATCTCGCGTGAGCTGAAGGAGGCGGCGAATGTGGACGGTGCATCTGACCGGATCATTTTCACCAAAATCGTACTGCCGCTATCCAAGCCGATCATGTTCGTGCTAGCGCTCTATGCGTTTGTCGGGCAATGGAATTCGTACTTTGACGCGATGATTTATTTGGAGGATTCCAAGCTGTTCCCATTGCAGCTTGTACTTCGCTCCATCCTGATCCAGAATCAGGCGGCACCGGGCATGATCGGTGATCAGCAGGCGATGGCAGAGTTGAAACGATTGTCTGAGATGATCAAGTATTCGTCGATTGTCATCTCCAGTCTACCGCTGCTAGTCATGTACCCATTCTTCCAGAAGTATTTTGAAAAAGGTGTGATGGTCGGCTCGCTGAAATAG
- a CDS encoding carbohydrate ABC transporter permease, whose translation MDINPKVNVIGGNAPRPARIRRDLSETIVSWVGYVVIAVFAIACLLPFLLILGTSFTSEAAVKQYGFNIWPHEFSTFAYRIVFENPKLIIGSYLVTMGITIVGTAVGLFIVAMTGYALQRPDFQYRNKISFFIYFTTLFSGGLVPFYLLITQYLELKDNYLAVLLPGLLSPFLIIMMKSFVRSIPHAITESAKIDGAGDFTIFLRLILPMSTPALATIGLFIALGYWNEWYNAMLFLSPDMDYRPLQLFLYNVVTSADFIRNSAASSNVSMSDVPLETMKMATAVVATGPVILFYPFVQRYFIKGITVGAVKG comes from the coding sequence ATGGACATCAATCCCAAAGTTAACGTTATTGGAGGTAATGCTCCACGTCCGGCGCGCATCCGCCGGGATTTGAGTGAGACGATTGTAAGCTGGGTCGGTTATGTTGTGATTGCTGTGTTCGCTATTGCATGTCTGCTGCCGTTTCTGCTGATTTTAGGCACATCGTTTACAAGTGAGGCAGCGGTGAAGCAGTATGGCTTTAACATTTGGCCGCATGAATTCAGTACCTTTGCTTACCGGATCGTATTCGAGAATCCGAAGCTAATTATCGGCTCCTATCTTGTAACGATGGGCATTACGATTGTCGGTACAGCGGTTGGTCTGTTTATCGTAGCGATGACAGGCTATGCACTGCAACGACCGGATTTTCAGTATCGGAATAAGATTTCGTTTTTTATCTACTTCACCACGCTGTTCTCTGGTGGTCTGGTACCATTCTATCTGCTGATTACGCAGTATTTGGAGCTGAAGGATAACTATCTGGCAGTGCTGCTGCCGGGTTTGCTCAGTCCATTCTTGATCATTATGATGAAAAGCTTTGTTCGCTCCATTCCACACGCGATTACCGAATCTGCCAAGATTGATGGTGCAGGCGACTTTACGATTTTCCTGCGGCTAATTCTGCCGATGTCGACGCCAGCGTTGGCGACGATTGGATTGTTTATCGCACTGGGATATTGGAACGAATGGTATAATGCGATGCTGTTCCTATCGCCAGATATGGATTATCGTCCGCTTCAGCTATTTTTGTACAATGTGGTAACAAGTGCTGACTTTATCCGCAACTCGGCGGCATCGTCCAATGTATCCATGAGCGATGTACCGCTAGAAACGATGAAGATGGCAACCGCTGTTGTAGCGACGGGTCCGGTCATTCTGTTCTATCCGTTCGTACAGCGTTATTTTATTAAAGGAATCACAGTTGGCGCGGTCAAAGGCTGA
- a CDS encoding ABC transporter substrate-binding protein produces the protein MWKFRKLISALLITVIVLSLAACGGSKSGAGDDKSQFVTVTFVALGDKPKNGQFEKVMEKVNAIMKQKINAEVQWKWVEWADWQTKYNLLLASGEPVDLITIGTDWLDTWSNAQRGAFMPLDDLLPKYAPETWKSIPAEDWAQSKYNGKIVLIPENDYTQWINHGFFYRGDWAKQAGITEPIKDWDTIGKYLQWIKDNKPGVIPWDAQSSTSTFGGWVQSHTNYLELPISTGYLPVFNTKSYDDRYTAVSPVFDDTFLDFAKTMKDWADKGYWREDVLNNKNDTRIALQAGQTGMDQHHTQTFSGLRVQMDEKQPGSELQMFPFSRTSGNLLEMPITHGGVSIGAHSKNPERALMAYDLMRNDKEIYQLINYGMEGVQYEIKDGKRTLPAGYNETNDAFYSDFWAGRVDKNEIPSDTTWDKIDTLYSEYDKIKKPYPYGQFVFDKTAVESELTAISQVTAEMGPAITYGKAGDPTQAVQDFRDKLKVAGYDKVMAELQRQLDAYKTQQDQAPAAK, from the coding sequence ATGTGGAAATTCCGTAAGCTGATCTCGGCATTGCTGATCACTGTGATCGTATTATCGCTCGCTGCCTGTGGCGGCAGCAAATCAGGCGCAGGAGACGACAAATCGCAGTTTGTTACCGTCACCTTCGTTGCACTGGGCGACAAGCCGAAGAACGGGCAATTTGAAAAGGTTATGGAAAAAGTCAATGCGATTATGAAGCAAAAGATCAATGCCGAGGTACAGTGGAAATGGGTAGAATGGGCAGATTGGCAAACCAAATACAATCTGCTGCTCGCATCCGGTGAACCGGTCGATCTGATCACCATCGGTACAGACTGGCTAGATACATGGTCCAATGCGCAGCGTGGTGCATTTATGCCACTGGATGATCTGCTGCCCAAATATGCACCGGAAACATGGAAATCGATTCCAGCAGAAGATTGGGCTCAAAGCAAATATAATGGCAAAATCGTTCTGATTCCTGAAAACGATTACACGCAATGGATCAACCACGGATTTTTCTATCGTGGCGATTGGGCGAAACAAGCAGGCATCACTGAGCCAATCAAAGACTGGGATACGATTGGCAAATACCTGCAATGGATCAAAGATAACAAGCCGGGTGTCATTCCATGGGATGCACAATCCAGCACCAGTACCTTTGGCGGCTGGGTACAATCGCACACCAACTATCTGGAATTGCCAATCTCGACTGGTTATCTGCCAGTATTCAACACCAAATCCTACGATGATCGTTACACCGCTGTCAGCCCGGTATTTGACGATACCTTCCTTGATTTTGCCAAAACGATGAAAGACTGGGCAGACAAAGGATACTGGCGCGAGGATGTACTGAATAACAAAAACGATACCCGTATTGCACTGCAAGCTGGACAAACCGGTATGGATCAGCATCATACCCAAACGTTCTCCGGTCTGCGTGTACAGATGGATGAGAAGCAACCGGGTTCAGAGCTGCAAATGTTCCCATTCTCCCGTACAAGCGGCAACTTGCTGGAAATGCCAATCACACACGGCGGCGTATCCATCGGTGCGCATAGCAAAAATCCAGAGCGTGCGCTGATGGCATACGATCTGATGCGCAATGACAAAGAAATCTATCAACTGATCAACTACGGTATGGAAGGCGTACAATACGAGATCAAAGACGGCAAACGTACACTGCCTGCTGGCTACAACGAAACCAATGATGCGTTCTACTCTGACTTCTGGGCAGGTCGTGTCGATAAAAATGAAATTCCAAGCGATACTACATGGGATAAAATCGATACCCTGTACAGCGAATATGACAAAATCAAAAAGCCATATCCATATGGACAATTCGTATTTGATAAAACGGCTGTGGAATCCGAGCTGACTGCCATTTCACAGGTGACAGCAGAGATGGGTCCAGCGATCACCTATGGTAAAGCTGGTGATCCAACACAGGCGGTACAAGACTTCCGCGACAAGCTGAAAGTAGCGGGCTACGACAAAGTGATGGCGGAATTGCAGCGCCAGCTGGATGCGTACAAAACCCAGCAGGATCAAGCGCCAGCTGCCAAGTAA
- a CDS encoding glycoside hydrolase family 32 protein → MSLQLQNDYRGAYHFSPKHGWMNDPNGMVYWEGEYHLFFQYHPFGQTWGPMHWGHAVSRDLVHWQELPIALEPDELGTIFSGSAVVDWNNTTGFFPEQPGLVAIFTHHDEQPGQSVQQSQSLAYSHDHGRTWQKYAGNPVLTCPTRPDFRDPKVFWYEPNHSWIMIVTCGQTVALYRSSNLLQWQELSVFGEGIGSHDGVWECPDLFPLPLSNGEQGEQRWVMLVSISDDGTSVEGSRTQYFIGQFDGTNFVADEASQQVRWLDHGRDNYAGVNWSDIPAADGRRLYMGWMSNWRYANTTPTGSWRGAMTIARELRLEQATDGSVQLLQHPVSEWEKCRHLRLQLDQVQPEQIATALADLRLCSYELHVVMPISTSAEWEVLSDGQHRTVIGVDAAAGILFIDRTMSGDQVFHEHFAGRHEASLAEKEDVRELRIFVDRGSVEVFADDGCVVMTDLVFPNVGAERMGLIRYADEEKKTLRMSVALYEVSEDQQL, encoded by the coding sequence ATGTCTTTACAACTACAAAACGATTATCGTGGGGCATACCATTTCTCGCCTAAGCACGGCTGGATGAACGATCCGAACGGGATGGTGTATTGGGAGGGGGAATATCATCTCTTTTTTCAATATCATCCGTTTGGGCAGACATGGGGACCGATGCACTGGGGACATGCGGTATCGCGCGATCTGGTGCACTGGCAGGAGCTGCCGATTGCGCTGGAGCCGGATGAGCTGGGTACAATCTTTTCCGGTAGTGCGGTGGTTGATTGGAACAATACGACTGGATTTTTCCCAGAGCAGCCGGGATTGGTGGCGATCTTCACCCATCATGATGAGCAGCCTGGGCAATCGGTACAGCAAAGTCAAAGTCTTGCCTACAGTCATGATCATGGGCGTACTTGGCAAAAGTACGCTGGGAATCCAGTGCTGACCTGCCCTACGCGACCTGATTTTCGCGATCCGAAGGTGTTCTGGTATGAGCCGAATCATAGCTGGATCATGATCGTCACCTGTGGACAGACGGTGGCATTGTATCGATCATCCAATTTGCTGCAATGGCAGGAATTGAGTGTATTTGGCGAAGGGATCGGTAGTCATGATGGAGTATGGGAATGCCCAGATTTGTTTCCACTGCCGCTGAGTAATGGGGAGCAAGGTGAGCAGCGCTGGGTCATGCTAGTCAGTATTAGCGATGACGGAACCAGTGTAGAAGGTTCGCGGACGCAGTATTTTATCGGGCAATTTGACGGGACGAATTTTGTGGCGGACGAAGCATCACAGCAGGTGCGTTGGCTCGATCATGGGCGGGACAATTATGCAGGTGTGAACTGGTCGGATATTCCAGCAGCAGATGGACGGCGACTATATATGGGTTGGATGAGCAATTGGCGTTATGCCAATACGACACCGACGGGTAGCTGGCGCGGAGCGATGACGATTGCCCGTGAATTGAGATTGGAACAAGCAACGGATGGTTCCGTGCAACTGCTTCAACATCCGGTGAGCGAATGGGAGAAGTGCCGTCATCTACGTCTGCAATTGGATCAGGTACAGCCGGAGCAGATTGCTACAGCACTCGCTGATCTGCGGTTGTGCAGCTATGAGCTACATGTCGTGATGCCAATAAGCACATCGGCGGAATGGGAAGTCTTATCAGATGGACAGCATCGCACGGTGATTGGTGTGGATGCGGCAGCTGGCATATTGTTTATCGACCGTACGATGTCCGGTGATCAAGTGTTTCATGAGCATTTTGCAGGACGACATGAAGCGAGTTTAGCGGAAAAGGAAGACGTGCGTGAGCTGCGTATATTTGTGGATCGCGGATCGGTAGAGGTATTTGCAGATGATGGTTGTGTTGTGATGACAGATTTGGTATTTCCGAATGTGGGTGCAGAGCGGATGGGCTTGATACGCTATGCAGATGAAGAAAAGAAGACACTGCGCATGTCGGTAGCACTTTATGAGGTGTCAGAAGATCAGCAGCTGTGA